DNA sequence from the Candidatus Neomarinimicrobiota bacterium genome:
GGAGTAATTCGGATACTATTACCGGTAGCTCTCTAAAAAGTTGGATTTTTACTAATACACTTATATTTACAAGTTTAGAGGAACCGTTAACCATTCCCAAATATTCCCATACTTTGTCCGTGCCCTCGACTTCGTGAGGCCAGGAAATTTCGACAAAAAAAGTATCGCCTGGATCAATTGTCAAGAAAGAATTCTGTATCAGAGATGGTGTTCCAGTAGTAGGAAATTCGTTGTCTTTAGTCAATACATACGTATTGCCAGCGAGATTTATATCGTCGGCAATCCAAATATCAACTGAGCCGGTGATATTTTCCGAACTACCCTGTAATGTTTCATCAAATATGTTAATCAAAGCAAACCGTATTCTAACCGGAGCAGGATGTGGAAAATTAAATGCCGCAGGGTCTCTCGTGATAGTGAAAGATGTTCTACCGTCAGCAGTACTAAGATATGTAGAAAATAAATCAACAGGAATTTCATTTCTGCTCGGCAACGATTCCTCGCAGCTGATCATAGTTATGCTTGATAAAAATGAGAGCAATATAATTTTAAGGGATTTATTCACTAAATTGTAAGTGATGAAAATTATAAATCTACAGTGATCCCGATGAAAGATCTTCTGCCAATATTAAACGCTGAAGGGTCATCCAATTCTCCTCCGAGTTTTCCGGAGGAATCTGCCCAGATAGCGTTCTTCGAGTCCAGCAGGTTCCGGGAAGTGAAATAAACCATCACGGATCTGCCTGAAAGTTTGCCTTTAGATCTTGTTAAAATAAATCGTTTGGATAGTTGTATATCGACTATTTTAGAGGAAGGAAGTCTTCTATTATTGGGAATGAATGGTTGATCGGGATTTTCAGCGGTAACTCCATCAGATGAAGGAAAAAACGTGAATGGTCGGCCGGAATGCACCTCCCAGAGAAGTGAAAAAAGGTAATTGTTTGATGTTTCAAATAGAAGATCACCCTTAAAGGTATGTCTTTGATCCCAACTCATAAAATAAATTTGTGAGGGTACTTCAAATCCCCATTGCGCGAAGTTCAGCCCCTGATCAGTGTTTTCGCTCAGACCCTTTGCTCTACCGAGGACATATGATATGTTGCCATTTAGTCTTTTGGCGCCTTTTCTAGAAATGATAAATTCAAATCCCGAAGATTTGGCGAATGGATTATTTACGAATTCTGAAAATCCATAATCTCCTGCGATTCTGCTGTTTGTGGGTATTAAAGTCCGGGAATCAATTTGGTTTGTTGTCTCTTTCTGATAATAAACAACCGAAAAACTTGAATGGGACGGTAGACGATATTTAAGACTGATTTCGATAGCTCTTGTTGTCTCGGGTTCAAGATCCGGATTACCTCTCAAAACACTATTTCCAAATCGGAACTGGGTGTTGGAGAGTCCCGAGTAGAGTTGCTCAAACAGCGGGTTTTGGAAATATTGACCAAAAGTCAGAAACATAACCGCTTTATCGGTCAACGGGGCAGAAAATCCCAATCGAGGACTTATGTTATATTTTACAGATGCGGGAACAAACGAAGAAACATTTTGTTCAAATTCGTTTTCACTTATCGGTATCAATTCGATAGCAGGCCGACTTGCGCGAGGATCAAGAAAATCTAATCGCACTCCGACGCTCACGGTTGACCCGTCGTAACCGGAGACTATCTTATCTTGAATATATATACTTCCGGACCTTGGGCGGTATTCATAACTATTGCTGTAATTAAGTAAATCTTCACCTAATTTCGGTTTACCGAAATAGGTTTTTCTCGGTTCGAGTTTTATGATTTCCGAGTTCACATTGAAGAGATTGAGATTTACCCCCGCTTTGAATAGATGGCGGTCAAAGAGCTTACTCTGGATGTCAGATTTAATTGTGTAGTTTGTTTGATTTGTTTTTTCCCACCAGTTTCGATTACCGGAAATAACGTAACGAAGGAGAATATCATATTGCCACGGCTCTACGCTTAATTGATCGGGACTTCCTTCGCCGATGCGAGACTGAATATCGTAACGCGACAGGGAAATAGTGTATAAGATTCTGTTTGAAAGCGAATGAGACCAAAATAAAGCCAGCCTTAGGGAATCTCTCTTCCGTTTTGGTAAGCCGCTTAGATTAAATCGCCAGCTGAATTCGTAATCACGCCATTTTCTGCTTGAATATATTCCCTGGATAGCTAATGTTTTATTCCTGCCGAAATTCATTTCTAATTTTGATAATAAATTTCCGGCGGATGAAGTTGGTGAATCGAAATATAAATCCATATCCTGCCACCATCTTGTACTTGAGGAGTTAAAATTTCCCGACACAAGATAACTCAAATTAGAATTCCTCAGAGGACCGCTTAAATACAGCTCCGCTTCAGATTCCTTGCTGTGTTCTGTCCCACCCTGAAGGTTATCCGATTTAAATCGAAATGATCTAACAGTTTTATCCTTACTTGTGGATGTTGAAATATTGATTACACCCGAAAGGGCATCGCCGTATTCGGCGTCAATACCACCGGTTTGGAGAGTGTATCTCTCTATGGAACTCTTAGGTAAATCGGTGCCGAGACCTCCGGTTATCAAGTCATTGGCCGGCAAGCCGTCTATTAGGTATAAGACTTCATTTCGTCTGCCGCCTCTGATATAACCATCACGAGTCACTCCTACCTGCAAACCCGCAATTTCTTCGAGTGTATTAACCGGAATATTCTGAATTTTCTCTCTGCCCAATTCATGTAAAGAGCCGGTAATATCCCGTCTGATTAAAGGTGATGCGGCTTCCACTACTACTTCTTCCATTGAAAGTGTTGATTGTTTCAATATTATGTCCAAAGAAGAGATTATATCAGGTAATATAGTAACATTCTGATAGATGACGGCCTGATATCCAATCATAGAAAATCTGATGTCATAGGAGCCGTATTTAATGTTGAATATTAAAAAATTACCTTTGCTGTCGGTTGCCGCACCCATTGATGTGCCTGTCAGTACCACTGAAGCGCCTATAAGTGGTTTCCCATTTTCGTCCTTTATGCTGCCGTTGAGGGCACCGGTATCTCCCGCTGTGGCGAAATCAGGTAATATTAACGACACAAGTAGAAGGGTAAGGGTAACTATAAAAATGTGCCTGATGATATATAGCGACAAAACAGGTGTTTCCCGCTTCACGGTAAAATTTGTGTGATTCAGTAACATCCTACAATCTAAATGCTGGATATATAAAATGTTGACTTTTTTTGCTTTTAATAAATATGTTAAGAAGTCGATATGTTAAGAAATTCACATATGTAAACTTGGTGTTCGGATTATAATAACCGCTTGACAAGTTTTTTAATTGATTATATATTTACTCCGCTGTAAGGGCGATTAGCTCAGTTGGTTAGAGTGCCACGCTCACATCGTGGAGGTCACTGGTTCGAGTCCAGTATCGCCCACGGAAAATGGAATATATGCTTAGAATAATAAAAGGAATTGGAAAGTGAAGTCACCGGGAAATCGGAGACTGATATTTTTACCACTTCGAAAAATAAAATTTTAATATAAATGCCCCTCATATTTAGGGGTATTTTTTTATGCTGTGAAAGTAAACGACGCTATAAAAATATTGAATGATTGGGCTCCGGAAGAAACAGCTCAGGAATGGGATAATGTAGGATTATTGATTGGTTCTGAAAGTGATGATTTATCAGGTATATTAGTCGCATTGGATATTACGGAAATGGTGGTGAAAGAAGCTGTTAAAACGGATTCTAACCTTGTAGTTACACACCATCCGATTATATTTGATCCCTTATTCAAGTTGAAATCAAATGAATATCCTGCTTCAGTAATTATCAATATTATTAAAAATGATATTTCCGTTTACTCAATGCATACGAATTTAGATGCCGTTAAGGGTGGAGTAAACGACCAGCTTGCAAAAAAGTTAAATTTAACCGAAGTGGAACCAATAGGGAGTGATGCCATTGGTCATTTAGGCAGGATAGGAAAAACAGTTGAGAAGATAAAATTAGGTGATTTTCTTGATATGGTAAAAGTCGCTTTAAAAGTGGAAGCGCTTAAATATCAAGGTAATTTGGAGGATAACGTTAAAAGTGTGGCTATCTGTTCAGGCTCAGGGGGGAGTTTCCTTGAAAGCGTGATTGAATTAGGCGCCGATGTGTTTGTCAGCTCCGACATCAAGCATAGTCATTGGCTTCAGGCCAAGAACAGAATAAGTTTAGTTGATGCGGGACATTATGAAAGTGAACAGGTGATTTTAGATTTGATTGTATCGCAATTGAAATCAGGATTAGCGTCATCAGACATTTCTGTTGCAAGGTCTGAAACAGAAACTAATCCATTGAAATTGTTTAATGGTAACTCAGATATAAATTAAATTACATTTTGAATTCAATGTCATTTAGGAGAAAGTAAATGCGGGAATCGTTGGACAGATTGATAGAACTTCAACAAGTAGATTCAAAACTAAGCGAGATAAAAGAACTTCGTGGAAGCCTTCCTCAGGAAGTGGAAAGTCTGAAGTTAGATCTTGAAGAGACTAAAAAAAGTTTAAAAGAAAGTGATGCTCGAATAGAGGAAATAAATAAGAGTATTCGGGATATCGAGGCTAATATCGCACAGGCTAACACAAAACTTAAAAAATATAAAGAACAGCTGTATGCAGTAACTACTAATAAGGAATATGATGCTCTTACACATGAAATAGAGACGCTCCAAAATGCCATTGACGAAAGTGAAAATCAGACTCTTGATTTAATGTCTGAACGGGAGACAAGCGAGGAAGAAAATAAAAATTCACAGGCATTGTCAGAGGAAATACAACAAGATCTTGAATCAAGAACAAAAGAATTGAATAAGAGGATTGACGAAACAAAGAGTGATGAAACCGAGTATCTTAAGAAGAGAGATAAAATTACTCCTAATATCGCGCAATCAATGATTTCAAAATATGAACGGATTCGTGAAGCGAAAAACGGTCGTGCCGTAGTACCGGTTGTCAGAGGTTCATGCGGCGGGTGTTTCCATAGGCTTCCGCCTCAATTAATTGTGGAAGTGAAAAAAATGGATAAAATTATTAATTGTGAATCTTGTGGTCGGGTCCTGATTCATCAGGAAGTCAAAGTTGAAAATTAAAATTAATGTTTCAAGCAGATCGGGCGATCGCCTTTCGCTAATATTAGCGGGGGGAGGAAAGTCCGAACTCCATACAGCAGGGTGCTCCCTAACGGAGAGGTTTCGCGAGGGACGGAAAGTGCAACAGAAAGTATACCGCCGATTTCCGATTTTATCGGAAAGGTAAGGGTGAAAAGGTGGTGTAAGAGACCACCAGTTCCGGGGGTGACCCCGGAAGCTTTGTAAACCCCACCTGGAGCAAGATCATGCAGGAGAGAGCGTGGCTGGCGCGTTTCGGTGCAAACCGATTAATTTCCGGGTAGATCGCTTGAGTGTTGTGGTAACATAACGCCTAGATAAATGATCGCCATCCCGATTTTTCGGGATACAGAATTCGGCTTATAGATCTGCTTGAAGCTTATATTTTTAAATAATGGTGAACAATGAATAAATTATGGTCCTTTCCTGAAATAGATAAGAATAAATCTAAGGCTCTTTCAGCTGAAACAGGGCTTTCAAGAATAATCGTTGAATTACTTCTTAATCGCGGAATTCAAACGCTTAACGAAGCAAAACTATTTTTTAATCCTTCCGAAGAGCATTTTCATGATCCTTTTTTACTGAATGATATGGAGAAAGCGATTGAAATAGTTTTCAAACATATAGAAAAGGATAATCGTATTCTTATTTATGGCGACTATGATGTTGACGGGACGACTTCAACTTCTATTCTATACCTTACTCTCAAAAAAATGGGAGCTCGTGTGACATATTATATTCCGAAGCGTGAGGAAGGATATGGTCTGTCAATAAAAGGTATTGAATCCGCTAAACAGGTAGGCATTAGCTTAATAATTTCATGCGATTGTGGTATCACCGCTCATAAAGAAGTTGAATTTGCAATGAGCAACGGTATTGAAGTTATAATTACCGACCACCACGAAGCCGTTGGGGAATTGCCGAATGCAGCGGCTGTAGTCGATCCTAAAAGACCTGATTCATCATATCCATTTCGTAATCTGTCCGGCGCCGGGGTGGCTTTCAAATTTGTTCAAGCCATACGGAAACATCAAGATAAAGAAAATTGGTATGCAGAAGAATTCTACGATTTGGCGGCGCTCGGTACAGCCGCGGATATAGTTCCCATGACAGGTGAAAACAGAGTAATCGTTTCTCTCGGATTACCTGCCATTTTCAAAGGGGGAAGAGTGGGTTTGAAATCGCTCTTGCGCTCTTCAGGGTTTAAAAAAAACCGTCTCACAGTGAGCGATGTAATATTCAAATTCGGACCGAGAATCAACGCTGTAGGCAGAATCGGGGATGCGCGGGAAGCTGCTGAACTTTTTACTACGAATAATTTCCAGCGTGCAGAGGAATTGGCGAAAAAGTTTGAGATTCTAAATACGGAAAGACGTGCGATAGATATGAAAACATTTAAGGAGGCTGAGGAACAGTTACTTGAAAGATATGATCCTGATCAATTTTCCGGCGCTGTTCTTTATGGGGAGAACTGGCATCAGGGAGTAATCGGCATTGTCGCTTCGAGAATAACGGAAAAATATCATAGACCGGCAGTTATGATTTCGCTCAATAACGGTATTGGGAGAGGATCGGGACGAAGTATTCCGGGATTTAATCTACACGAAGCGCTAAAAGAATGTTCAGATCTTTTAATCGGATTCGGCGGTCACGAACAGGCTGGAGGCCTGACCATAGAAAGGTCAAAGCTACAAGAATTCGTTGACACATTTGATGATGTTGTAGCGGCCAAGCTGACAGACGAAATGATTAAGCCGACCCTCAAAGTAGAAAGCAAAATTTCATTCGGTGAAATTGATAAAAAACTGTTGGAAACTATTCGAAGGCTTGAGCCTTACGGAGTTGACAATGCACAACCGATTTTCGTATCAGAAGGAGTTGAAATAGAGGGAAAACCGCTTATAGTGGGAGATAATCATCTGAAAATGAAGGTCAAACAGGGTGGTATTTTGTTTGATACCATTGGATTCAATATGGCTGAAGATCTGGTAAGGATTCTCAACCCGCCTGAAGCGGGTATTAAATTAGCATATGAAATCGAAGAAAATGAATGGAACGGCAGAAAAAACACTCAACTGGTATTAAAGGATATTCAACTTTAACTTTTAAACGATAAAGAAAAATATCAGATGAAAATTTTTGAATCAAAATTAGATACCAAATCAAAAGAATTTAAAGAACGTAAAAAGTTTCTCAAGATTCTCCTCGAAGAATTGAATTCAAAATCAGTTGAAACAAAAGAGCATGATAAATCGCGCCTTGCTAAACTCGCCGAGAAAGGGAAACAGAGTGCGAGAGAAAAAATAAAGCGTGTACTTGATAAAAACTCACCCGCTACGGAAATTGGATTGTTTGCCGCTGATGGTATGTATGAAGAGATTAAAGGCGGTTATAAATCCGCAGGCGTGGTCACGGTTATCGGCGAGGTTGCCGGTAAAAAGTGCGTCATAGTAGCGAACGATCCGCTTGTTAAATCAGGAGCCTGGGTAGAAATTACATGCAAGAAAAATCTTAGAGCTCAGGAAATCGCAATGGAGAATCATCTGCCCATCATATATATGGTGGATTCAGCGGGCGTCAACCTTGAACGTCAGGCTGAGATTTTTCCTGATAAAGAGCATTTTGGAAGGATATTCAGAAATAATGCCAAGCTTTCGGCGATGGGTATCCCGCAAATATCGTGTGTGTTCGGATTTTGTGTTGCGGGAGGGGCTTATCTTCCCGCTATGTCCAGCGAATTAGCGATGATAACCGGAAACGCTAATATGTTTTTAGCCGGCCCGTTTCTCGTAAAATCGGCATTGGGACAGGATGTCGATATGGCAACATTAGGCGGGGCAGAAATGCATAACGCCGTCAGCGGAGTAGCGGATTACCAATTCGATACGGAAGATGAGGCTTTCGATTGGATACGCAATCAGATGGCTCTTATCGGCGCTCAGAAAAAATTAGGTCTGGCGAGAGAGAAAGCAATAGAACCGAAATTAGATCCCGATGAGTTACTTGGGATTCTCCCCGCTGACTTAGGCGGCAAGTACGATGTGAGGGAGATAATCGGACGAATCGTGGACGGAAGTGAATTGGAGGAATATAAGAAAAAATACGGGAAGACGATAGTCACCTGTTTTGCCAGGATCGGAGGATTTTCTGTCGGCATTGTAGCCAATCAGGGGATGTCGGTAAAAAAAGAAATGCCGCTCGATCATACCGGAAAATCCCAACCCCCGCAAATACAGATGGGAAATGTGATTTATTCGGATTCCGCGAAGAAGGCTGCCAACTTTATAATGCTGTGCAACGAACGGAGGATACCACTCGTTTTTATGCAGGACGTAACAGGATTTATGGTAGGAACAAAAGCTGAGAATGAAGGAATTATTAAGGATGGCGCTCAATTTGTTAATGTTCAGGCAAATTCGGTTGTTCCGAAGTTTACTGTTATCCTGCGGAACTCTTTCGGTGCGGGAAACTATGCGATGTGCGGAAAAGCTTACGACCCCCGCTTGATAGTTGGCTGGCCCACGACTCGACTTGCGGTAATGGACGGCGGAATAGCGGCAAACACGGTCCTATATACAAAGAGGGATTTAAGCGATTCAGAGAAAGAAGAATTTTATGAACGGATTAAAGCAAAGTACGAAAAAGAAATGTCTCCATATTATTTAGCTGCCCGAATGATGTTAGATGCCGTAATTGACCCTCGTGATACCCGAAACTTGTTGATTCAGGGATTAGAAATGGCAGACCATAATCCGGATATGCCCGCCTATCTGACGGGAGTATTAAGGACTTGAGCGCGGATATAATCCGAATTGCCAACGCTCAGGGCTTTTGGGGAGATTCCGTAGATGCTCCTCTGAATATGGTCAGGGGTGGACAAATAGATTACCTGACGTTGGATTATCTGGCTGAAGTGACTATGTCAATTATGCAGAGGCAAAAAAGTAAAAATCCACAGGCTGGTTACGCCAAAGATTTTGTGGATGTAATGAGAGAAATTTTCCCCGACGTATTGGAAAAAGGAATAAAAGTTGTTACGAATGCGGGAGGAGTGAACCTTGATTCCTGTTTAGAGGCGCTGAGAAGTACCGCCAATGAATTAGGAATCTCGGGTTTAAAAATTGGCATCGTAAAAGGTGATGACATATTGGATAGGCTTGATGAACTGTTGGATGATGGGGCACCGCTGTCCAATATGGATACCGGGCTTTCACTGAAAGAGATTAGGGACAGCATTGTCTCCGCTAATGTTTACCTGGGAGCAGCTCCAATTGCGGAAGCGCTTTCGAAAGGCGCTGATATTGTGATTACCGGAAGGGTTACCGATACGGGGTTAACGCTCGCTCCGATGATATATGAATTTGGCTGGAATTCTGATGATTTTAATCTTCTGGCTGCGGGAACGGTGGCGGGTCACATTCTTGAATGCGGGGCTCAAAGCACAGGCGGTAATTACTCGCGCTGGTGGGATGTTCCCGATTATTCAAATATAGGATACCCGATTGTTGAAGCTTCTTCTGACGGTTCATTTGTCATAACAAAACACGATGGGACAGGGGGGCTTATCAACAGAGAATCGGTTAGCGAACAGCTGTTGTACGAAATGGGAGAGCCGACGAATTACATCACACCCGATTGTGTTGTAGATTTCACAAGTATTGCTTTGGAAGAAGAGGGGAATAATCGCGTTCGCGTCACCGGTGTGAAAGGGGGTGCGGCTACTGATACATTCAAAGTATCTATCAATCATTTCGTCGGATATAAAGCGTCGGGAAGTTTAACTATTTCCGGTCCGTTCGCGGTTGATAAAGCAAAAAAATGCGCTGAAATTATTTGGAAAAGGCTCGAGCAAGCCGGATATGAATACGAAGAAACGAATACGGAATTTTTGGGATTGGACTCAAGTCATGGAAAGATAAATCCAATTCCGGAACAGGTCAATGAGGTTGTGCTCCGACTCGGTGTGCGGGATTCAGATAAATCAGCGGTTGAACGATTCGGGAAAGAGTTGGCTCCTGTCATTACTAACGGCCCCCCGGGTATTACCGGATTTGCAGGCGGAAGACCGAAACCACAAAATATTTATGCGTATTGGCCTGCTTTGTTAAGTAAAAAACTGATAAAACCTGAAGTAACGGTGGAATCAATTTAGCTGTGAGAAAAATCAGACTTTTGGATATTGCCCACGCAAGATCAGGTGATAAAGGTAATTCAAGTAATGTCGGGCTAATTGCAAAGAACCGGGAAGCTTATGATATCATCGCAGCTGCGGTGACCGCTGAAAAAGTCAAATCACATTTTGGGGATATTGTGAAGGGAGATGTTGAACGATACGATCTGCCGAATCTTCTTTCGTTGAATTTCATATTGCATGATTCATTGGGAGGCGGAGGTTCACAATCGTTGAAAAACGATGCGCAGGGAAAGACACACGGGCAAGGGCTGCTGCTTATGGAGATCGAAATTCCTGACGAGTTCACTATTGGGATGGATGAAAATCGGCCAAGCAGTTGAAAATGACGACTTTTGTTTCAAAAGACTTTGGATTTAATTGAAATAGCAGAGCTGCGAGATCTATCCGAGAATACTTTCCCCTTGCTGATATAGGCTAATCTGATTAAGTTTATCGTTGTTAATACTTGTTTATTAACGAATATAGGATAATTATTGGAAAAAGAAGATACTCTTTCACTTCTCAAAAAACTAAGCTCGCCATTAGACCTCTCAAAAGGCTCTGTGGGCATCATACTTGCAGCAGGACACGGAAAGCGAATAAAATCCGAAAAGTCTAAAATGCTTCACGAAATCTGGGGTAAACCGACTGTTTTGCGTGTTCAAACAGCTTTGGAGCAGGGACTGGTCAGTTCGGCTCAGATTATCGTGGTCGGCATTAAGGCGAATGAAGTAGCGGATACAGTCAGTAAGAAGGAGAATCTTGCTTTTGTTTTTCAGGAGGAACAAAAAGGAACGGGAGACGCTGTCAAAAGAGCGTTGAATCTTTTAAGCGATGAGGATTTCGATGGGGCTGTTTACATAGTTCCGGGCGATATGGGACTAATAGACAAGGATACTATATCTGATTTTAAAGAATCATTTCAATCATCAAAAGCGGATATGATGGTATTGACGGGACTCTACGAAGGAGATACGAAACGCAATCAATATGGCAGAATTGTTCGAGTACCGGATGGTAAGCATAAAGGTGAGGTGGTTGAGATCATAGAGCATAAAGATATTCTCGCAATGAGCAATGCTCAAGCCTATCAAATAACTCACAAAGGAATGAAATTTGAGGTCGGCAAAAACGATCTTTTGAACATTCGCGAATTTAACACGGGAATATTTGGCTTCAAGGCAAAGTCGTTGAGAGAAAATCTTGGGGAATTAACTACAGATAACGTTCAGGGTGAATTATATCTCACGGATCTGATAAAGATGTACAATGAAGATGATAAGAAAGTCAGCGCGGTAAATGCTGAGAACAGCAGATTAGTAGAAGGATTCAATGAAAAAAGTACTCTATTGGAAATGGAAGCTATTGCAAGGGATAGAGTCTATGAACTGCTGAAAGATGTGATTACCATTGAAGACAGGTATGATTTTTTCATTGCGGAAGAAGTAGTAGAACGGATTTTGAAGCTGGATAATTCAGGGAAATCCGGAGACATAATAATACAAAAGGGTGTATCTCTTGGACCAAATGTGCGGCTCTCGAACGGCGTTGAAATATGCACAAACAGCCAGCTAACAGGCGAAGTGCAAATAGGAGCTAATACTTTTATCGGGAAAAGAGTAACGATGAGTAACTTCCCCGGACAGTCCATAAAAATCGGTGAAGGAACGGAAATTCTTCACGGAAACGAAATTAAAGGGGAGGTAAAGATCGGTGATAATTGTATAATTGAATCGCGCGTATCTATAACCGGCAATGATGAATTTCCTGTAATTATAGAAGACAATGTCCATTTGAGAGGTGTTACATATATATTCGGAAGCAAAATTGAGAAAGGCGTTCATATAACCCATTCGGTGCTGAAACGTAAACATGTGAGAAATTTGGAATCAGAAAGCGGAAATACTTTTAAAATAAGATATGTTTTACCTTCCCCTGAGGGAGAAGAAGCGGTGACAGACATTTGAGCGGCAAGGTCAGATTAAAAAATGATTCTTTCATAGCGGAAATAGTACTCGATAATCCACCTGTAAATGCGCTGGGGTCGGAGACCGTAATCGAACTGTTTGAAGCTACCGAACAAATCAGTGATTGGATCAAGAGTCGTCAAACACGAGTCGTGATTCTTCGGTCAAAGGGTAAACATTTTTGCGCCGGAGCAGACCTTAAAGAGAGACTAAAACTTGATGATTCGGAAGTATCGGTGGCAGTGAAAAAGATACGGAAGGCAGTTGATGGGATTTGGAATATCAGGGTTCCTGTGCTGGCACTTATT
Encoded proteins:
- the recJ gene encoding single-stranded-DNA-specific exonuclease RecJ; the encoded protein is MNKLWSFPEIDKNKSKALSAETGLSRIIVELLLNRGIQTLNEAKLFFNPSEEHFHDPFLLNDMEKAIEIVFKHIEKDNRILIYGDYDVDGTTSTSILYLTLKKMGARVTYYIPKREEGYGLSIKGIESAKQVGISLIISCDCGITAHKEVEFAMSNGIEVIITDHHEAVGELPNAAAVVDPKRPDSSYPFRNLSGAGVAFKFVQAIRKHQDKENWYAEEFYDLAALGTAADIVPMTGENRVIVSLGLPAIFKGGRVGLKSLLRSSGFKKNRLTVSDVIFKFGPRINAVGRIGDAREAAELFTTNNFQRAEELAKKFEILNTERRAIDMKTFKEAEEQLLERYDPDQFSGAVLYGENWHQGVIGIVASRITEKYHRPAVMISLNNGIGRGSGRSIPGFNLHEALKECSDLLIGFGGHEQAGGLTIERSKLQEFVDTFDDVVAAKLTDEMIKPTLKVESKISFGEIDKKLLETIRRLEPYGVDNAQPIFVSEGVEIEGKPLIVGDNHLKMKVKQGGILFDTIGFNMAEDLVRILNPPEAGIKLAYEIEENEWNGRKNTQLVLKDIQL
- a CDS encoding acyl-CoA carboxylase subunit beta gives rise to the protein MKIFESKLDTKSKEFKERKKFLKILLEELNSKSVETKEHDKSRLAKLAEKGKQSAREKIKRVLDKNSPATEIGLFAADGMYEEIKGGYKSAGVVTVIGEVAGKKCVIVANDPLVKSGAWVEITCKKNLRAQEIAMENHLPIIYMVDSAGVNLERQAEIFPDKEHFGRIFRNNAKLSAMGIPQISCVFGFCVAGGAYLPAMSSELAMITGNANMFLAGPFLVKSALGQDVDMATLGGAEMHNAVSGVADYQFDTEDEAFDWIRNQMALIGAQKKLGLAREKAIEPKLDPDELLGILPADLGGKYDVREIIGRIVDGSELEEYKKKYGKTIVTCFARIGGFSVGIVANQGMSVKKEMPLDHTGKSQPPQIQMGNVIYSDSAKKAANFIMLCNERRIPLVFMQDVTGFMVGTKAENEGIIKDGAQFVNVQANSVVPKFTVILRNSFGAGNYAMCGKAYDPRLIVGWPTTRLAVMDGGIAANTVLYTKRDLSDSEKEEFYERIKAKYEKEMSPYYLAARMMLDAVIDPRDTRNLLIQGLEMADHNPDMPAYLTGVLRT
- a CDS encoding Nif3-like dinuclear metal center hexameric protein, which gives rise to MKVNDAIKILNDWAPEETAQEWDNVGLLIGSESDDLSGILVALDITEMVVKEAVKTDSNLVVTHHPIIFDPLFKLKSNEYPASVIINIIKNDISVYSMHTNLDAVKGGVNDQLAKKLNLTEVEPIGSDAIGHLGRIGKTVEKIKLGDFLDMVKVALKVEALKYQGNLEDNVKSVAICSGSGGSFLESVIELGADVFVSSDIKHSHWLQAKNRISLVDAGHYESEQVILDLIVSQLKSGLASSDISVARSETETNPLKLFNGNSDIN
- a CDS encoding TonB-dependent receptor — encoded protein: MSLYIIRHIFIVTLTLLLVSLILPDFATAGDTGALNGSIKDENGKPLIGASVVLTGTSMGAATDSKGNFLIFNIKYGSYDIRFSMIGYQAVIYQNVTILPDIISSLDIILKQSTLSMEEVVVEAASPLIRRDITGSLHELGREKIQNIPVNTLEEIAGLQVGVTRDGYIRGGRRNEVLYLIDGLPANDLITGGLGTDLPKSSIERYTLQTGGIDAEYGDALSGVINISTSTSKDKTVRSFRFKSDNLQGGTEHSKESEAELYLSGPLRNSNLSYLVSGNFNSSSTRWWQDMDLYFDSPTSSAGNLLSKLEMNFGRNKTLAIQGIYSSRKWRDYEFSWRFNLSGLPKRKRDSLRLALFWSHSLSNRILYTISLSRYDIQSRIGEGSPDQLSVEPWQYDILLRYVISGNRNWWEKTNQTNYTIKSDIQSKLFDRHLFKAGVNLNLFNVNSEIIKLEPRKTYFGKPKLGEDLLNYSNSYEYRPRSGSIYIQDKIVSGYDGSTVSVGVRLDFLDPRASRPAIELIPISENEFEQNVSSFVPASVKYNISPRLGFSAPLTDKAVMFLTFGQYFQNPLFEQLYSGLSNTQFRFGNSVLRGNPDLEPETTRAIEISLKYRLPSHSSFSVVYYQKETTNQIDSRTLIPTNSRIAGDYGFSEFVNNPFAKSSGFEFIISRKGAKRLNGNISYVLGRAKGLSENTDQGLNFAQWGFEVPSQIYFMSWDQRHTFKGDLLFETSNNYLFSLLWEVHSGRPFTFFPSSDGVTAENPDQPFIPNNRRLPSSKIVDIQLSKRFILTRSKGKLSGRSVMVYFTSRNLLDSKNAIWADSSGKLGGELDDPSAFNIGRRSFIGITVDL
- a CDS encoding DUF1446 domain-containing protein; protein product: MSADIIRIANAQGFWGDSVDAPLNMVRGGQIDYLTLDYLAEVTMSIMQRQKSKNPQAGYAKDFVDVMREIFPDVLEKGIKVVTNAGGVNLDSCLEALRSTANELGISGLKIGIVKGDDILDRLDELLDDGAPLSNMDTGLSLKEIRDSIVSANVYLGAAPIAEALSKGADIVITGRVTDTGLTLAPMIYEFGWNSDDFNLLAAGTVAGHILECGAQSTGGNYSRWWDVPDYSNIGYPIVEASSDGSFVITKHDGTGGLINRESVSEQLLYEMGEPTNYITPDCVVDFTSIALEEEGNNRVRVTGVKGGAATDTFKVSINHFVGYKASGSLTISGPFAVDKAKKCAEIIWKRLEQAGYEYEETNTEFLGLDSSHGKINPIPEQVNEVVLRLGVRDSDKSAVERFGKELAPVITNGPPGITGFAGGRPKPQNIYAYWPALLSKKLIKPEVTVESI